In a genomic window of Thiosocius teredinicola:
- the queA gene encoding tRNA preQ1(34) S-adenosylmethionine ribosyltransferase-isomerase QueA produces the protein MQLSDFHYDLPEALIAQQPTPQRGQSRLLHLQRGGGIVDRQFREFDRLLQAGDLLVFNDTRVIPARLYGSKQTGGQVEILIERLLASDLAAAHVRASRSPKPGSRIVVGDRTLLMERRDDELFILRSEAGNFAELMQQHGHMPLPPYIQRPDTQADQERYQTVFADRPGAVAAPTAGLHFDDAMLERLAAKGIESARVTLHVGAGTFQPVRVQNLDEHKMHSEWLEVSAATVDAIRRTRERGGRVVAVGTTSVRSLETAAAGGELAPYTGDTRLFIRPGYPFNVVDALLTNFHLPESTLLMLVCAFAGYEPTMAAYRHAVEAEYRFFSYGDAMFLERQA, from the coding sequence ATGCAGCTCAGCGATTTTCATTACGACCTGCCCGAGGCGCTGATCGCCCAGCAGCCGACACCGCAGCGCGGCCAGAGCCGGCTGCTGCATCTTCAACGTGGCGGCGGGATTGTCGATCGACAGTTCCGTGAGTTCGATCGCCTGCTGCAAGCAGGTGACCTTCTTGTTTTCAACGATACGCGCGTTATCCCGGCGCGCCTGTACGGCAGCAAGCAGACGGGTGGGCAGGTCGAGATACTGATCGAGCGTCTATTGGCATCTGATCTTGCGGCCGCCCATGTGCGCGCCAGCAGGTCGCCGAAACCGGGCAGCCGGATTGTGGTCGGTGATCGGACGTTGCTGATGGAGCGGCGTGACGATGAGTTGTTCATTCTGCGCAGCGAGGCGGGCAACTTCGCCGAGTTGATGCAGCAGCATGGTCATATGCCTTTGCCGCCCTATATCCAGCGGCCGGATACGCAAGCCGATCAGGAGCGTTACCAGACGGTATTCGCCGACCGCCCCGGTGCCGTAGCTGCACCGACCGCCGGTCTGCATTTCGATGATGCGATGCTCGAGCGACTGGCAGCCAAAGGCATCGAGTCGGCGCGGGTCACGCTGCATGTCGGCGCCGGCACCTTTCAGCCGGTACGCGTGCAGAATCTCGACGAGCACAAGATGCACAGCGAATGGCTCGAGGTAAGCGCGGCGACGGTCGACGCGATCAGACGCACCCGCGAACGCGGGGGCAGGGTGGTAGCGGTGGGAACCACCAGCGTGCGCAGCCTCGAGACGGCCGCAGCCGGCGGCGAACTGGCGCCGTATACGGGCGACACCCGGTTGTTCATCCGACCCGGTTACCCGTTCAACGTGGTGGATGCCTTGTTGACCAACTTCCATCTGCCCGAGTCGACACTGTTGATGTTGGTTTGCGCCTTTGCAGGCTATGAGCCGACCATGGCCGCTTATCGCCACGCGGTCGAGGCCGAGTACCGGTTTTTTAGCTACGGCGATGCCATGTTTCTGGAACGGCAGGCGTAA
- the tgt gene encoding tRNA guanosine(34) transglycosylase Tgt, which yields MRFERLGQDGDARRSRLHFGRGTIETPAFMPVGTYGTVKAMTPEELEGLGAEIILGNTFHLWLRPGTEVIRAHGDLHDFMHWERPILTDSGGFQVYSLGQMRKITEQGVHFRSPVDGAKVFMGPEESMQIQRELGSDVVMIFDECTPYPATEQEARDSMELSLRWAQRSKAAHAGNPNALFGIVQGGVFTALRERSLQGLAEIGFDGYAVGGLSVGEPADDRWRVLDYLADRLPADHPHYLMGVGTPEDIVEAVRRGIDMFDCVMPTRNARNGHLFTHDGVVRIRNAVHESDTRPLDEACDCYTCRNYSRAYLRHLFRCNEILGSRLNTIHNLAYYQALMRQIRAAIENGTYSSFRDDFYAQRGLPVPV from the coding sequence TTGAGATTTGAGCGTCTGGGTCAGGATGGCGATGCGCGCCGTAGCCGCCTGCATTTTGGCCGCGGGACCATCGAGACCCCCGCATTCATGCCGGTCGGCACCTACGGCACCGTCAAGGCCATGACGCCGGAAGAGCTGGAGGGCCTGGGCGCCGAGATCATTCTCGGCAACACCTTCCACCTGTGGTTGAGACCCGGCACCGAGGTCATTCGAGCGCATGGCGATCTGCACGATTTCATGCACTGGGAGCGGCCGATTCTGACCGATTCGGGCGGTTTCCAGGTGTATTCGCTCGGCCAGATGCGCAAGATCACCGAGCAGGGCGTGCATTTTCGCTCGCCGGTCGATGGCGCCAAGGTGTTCATGGGGCCGGAAGAGTCGATGCAGATCCAGCGTGAGCTGGGCTCCGATGTCGTCATGATCTTCGACGAGTGCACACCCTATCCGGCGACCGAGCAGGAGGCGCGCGACTCGATGGAGCTGTCGTTGCGCTGGGCGCAGCGCAGCAAGGCGGCTCACGCGGGCAACCCCAATGCGCTGTTCGGGATCGTTCAGGGCGGAGTGTTCACCGCGCTGCGCGAGCGATCGCTGCAGGGGCTCGCGGAGATCGGCTTCGACGGCTATGCGGTCGGCGGTCTGTCGGTCGGCGAACCGGCGGACGACCGCTGGCGCGTGCTCGATTACCTCGCAGACCGCCTGCCGGCGGATCATCCTCACTATTTAATGGGTGTCGGCACGCCGGAAGACATTGTCGAGGCGGTGCGCCGTGGCATCGATATGTTCGATTGCGTGATGCCGACGCGTAATGCCCGCAACGGCCACCTGTTCACCCACGACGGGGTGGTGCGCATCCGCAATGCGGTGCACGAGAGCGATACGCGGCCGCTCGACGAGGCCTGCGACTGCTACACCTGCCGCAACTACAGCCGTGCCTACCTGCGCCACCTGTTCCGCTGCAACGAGATCCTCGGCTCACGCTTGAACACGATCCACAACCTGGCCTATTACCAGGCCTTGATGCGCCAGATACGCGCGGCAATCGAGAACGGAACCTATTCCAGCTTCCGCGATGATTTCTACGCACAGCGCGGTTTGCCCGTCCCCGTCTGA
- the yajC gene encoding preprotein translocase subunit YajC, with translation MSFFISDAMAQAPAPGAGGDGGMSIIFLIGMFVIMYFFLIRPQVKRQKEHKAMVGGLKKGDEIQTMGGLMGKITELGENFMKVEVADNVVVTVRKSAVEAVMPKGSLKEL, from the coding sequence ATGAGCTTTTTTATATCCGACGCAATGGCTCAGGCTCCGGCACCGGGTGCCGGCGGCGATGGGGGCATGTCGATCATCTTCCTGATCGGGATGTTCGTCATCATGTACTTCTTCCTGATCCGTCCGCAGGTCAAACGCCAAAAAGAACACAAAGCCATGGTCGGTGGCTTGAAAAAGGGCGATGAGATCCAAACTATGGGTGGTCTGATGGGCAAGATCACCGAACTCGGCGAGAACTTCATGAAAGTCGAGGTCGCCGACAATGTCGTCGTCACGGTACGCAAGTCGGCCGTCGAGGCGGTAATGCCCAAAGGCAGCCTAAAAGAACTTTAA
- the secD gene encoding protein translocase subunit SecD yields MNQYPLWKNLLVAFVLLVGLLYALPNVFSQDPVIEVSAARGEKVSETTKMAVVNALQRADVPIKADKMLDDGRLQIRFSDSEDQLKARTVVAKALPPDYTSALSISPDLPGWMSAIGGRPMNLGLDLRGGIHVLIDVDMEAAIETAVERYSGSVKTALRGETIRYVSVKESGTSIEVRFKDAQTRDRAEEVLGEELRDLDMSSADEGGSYFIRLVMSPDREREVRKLALSQNITTLRNRVNALGVSEPIIQQQGDRRIVVELPGVQDPAQVKGLLEATATLEYRLVHAGPAEAIEAKASGRAPAGSKLYAERDGTPILLKRQVIVTGDQMTGASSGFDQQSGQPAVIVNLDSNGARRMRDTTTDNVGKPMAVVFKEKRTVSRDAEGKPVRQWVEEVINVATIREPFGARFQTTGLDSPQEAHELALLLRAGALAAPIEIVEERTIGPTLGQDNIDQGMISVAVGLLAVMIVMAIYYKAFGLVANLALVANLVLIVAVMSILQATLTVPGIAGIVLTVGMAVDANVLIYERIREELGVGSTPQASIHSGYERAFSSILDANVTTLIAAVVLFSVGSGPVRGFAVTLAVGILTSMFTALLGTRAVVNLIYGGRRVQKLAI; encoded by the coding sequence CTGAACCAATACCCCTTGTGGAAGAACCTGCTGGTCGCCTTTGTGCTGCTGGTGGGGCTCCTGTACGCCTTGCCGAATGTCTTTTCACAGGATCCCGTCATCGAGGTATCCGCTGCGCGCGGCGAGAAGGTCAGCGAGACGACCAAGATGGCCGTGGTCAACGCCTTGCAGCGCGCCGACGTGCCGATCAAGGCCGACAAGATGCTCGACGATGGCCGCTTGCAGATCCGGTTCAGTGATTCCGAAGACCAGCTCAAGGCACGCACTGTCGTCGCCAAGGCCCTGCCGCCGGATTACACCTCGGCCTTGTCGATCTCACCCGATCTGCCGGGCTGGATGAGCGCGATCGGTGGTCGGCCGATGAACCTCGGCCTCGACCTGCGCGGCGGTATCCACGTGCTTATCGACGTTGACATGGAGGCGGCGATCGAGACCGCGGTGGAGCGCTACTCGGGTAGCGTTAAGACCGCACTGCGTGGCGAGACGATTCGCTACGTCAGCGTCAAGGAATCCGGCACCTCGATCGAGGTGCGCTTCAAAGACGCCCAGACGCGCGACCGCGCCGAAGAAGTGCTTGGCGAAGAACTGCGCGATCTCGATATGTCTTCCGCCGACGAAGGCGGCAGCTATTTCATTCGCTTGGTGATGTCTCCCGACCGCGAGCGCGAAGTGCGCAAGCTGGCGCTGTCACAGAACATCACCACGCTGCGCAACCGCGTCAACGCACTCGGCGTGTCCGAGCCGATCATTCAGCAGCAGGGTGATCGTCGTATCGTCGTCGAACTGCCCGGCGTGCAGGATCCGGCGCAGGTCAAGGGCCTGTTGGAAGCGACTGCGACGTTGGAATATCGCCTGGTGCACGCCGGTCCGGCCGAGGCGATCGAAGCGAAGGCCTCGGGTCGTGCGCCGGCCGGCTCGAAGCTGTATGCCGAGCGTGACGGCACACCGATCCTGCTGAAACGCCAGGTGATCGTGACCGGTGACCAGATGACCGGCGCGTCGTCCGGCTTTGATCAGCAGTCCGGTCAGCCGGCGGTCATCGTCAATCTCGACAGCAACGGTGCGCGCCGCATGCGCGATACCACCACCGACAATGTCGGCAAGCCGATGGCAGTCGTCTTCAAGGAAAAGCGCACCGTAAGCCGTGATGCCGAAGGCAAGCCGGTAAGGCAGTGGGTCGAAGAGGTCATCAATGTCGCGACGATCCGTGAGCCGTTCGGCGCACGTTTCCAGACGACCGGCCTGGACAGCCCGCAGGAGGCACACGAACTCGCGCTGCTGTTGCGTGCCGGTGCGTTGGCCGCGCCGATCGAGATCGTCGAAGAACGCACGATCGGCCCGACCCTCGGTCAGGACAACATCGACCAGGGCATGATCTCGGTCGCGGTCGGCCTGCTCGCCGTCATGATTGTCATGGCGATCTATTACAAGGCTTTCGGACTGGTGGCAAACCTGGCGCTGGTCGCCAACCTCGTGTTGATCGTTGCGGTCATGTCCATCCTGCAGGCCACGCTGACCGTGCCCGGTATCGCCGGTATCGTGTTGACCGTCGGTATGGCGGTGGACGCCAACGTGCTCATCTACGAGCGCATTCGAGAGGAACTCGGGGTGGGGTCGACACCACAGGCGAGTATCCATTCGGGTTATGAGCGGGCCTTCAGCTCGATCCTCGACGCCAACGTCACCACGCTCATTGCGGCGGTCGTACTGTTCTCGGTCGGTAGCGGGCCCGTGCGTGGTTTCGCAGTAACGCTTGCGGTCGGCATCCTGACCTCGATGTTTACTGCGCTGCTCGGCACCCGGGCCGTCGTGAACCTGATCTACGGCGGTCGGCGTGTGCAGAAACTGGCGATCTAG
- the secF gene encoding protein translocase subunit SecF, which yields MEIVSKNLNIDFMRVRRAAVILSILWLIAAAAAIAIRGLNFGIDFTGGTLIEVGYQQDVQLDSVRQALADGGFDGATVQRFGTPRDVLIRVAPDAASEEKNSAEVSDRVLRALSAAADGEVDMRRVEFVGPQVGDELTEDGALAVLVALIAILMYVAMRFEWRFAVGAVAALAHDVLFTVGLFALLQIEFDLQVLAAVLAVIGYSLNDTIVIFDRVRENFRKMRKGTPASIVNASINQTMARTIMTSGTTLVVLLALFFLGGENVYGFSLALIVGVLVGTYSTIYVASAVALWLGVSKADLMPVKKEDVVDDRP from the coding sequence ATGGAAATCGTAAGCAAGAATCTCAACATCGACTTCATGCGCGTACGCCGCGCGGCGGTCATCTTGTCGATCCTCTGGTTGATCGCCGCGGCGGCGGCCATCGCGATCCGCGGTCTGAATTTCGGCATCGACTTCACCGGCGGTACGTTGATCGAGGTCGGTTACCAGCAGGACGTACAACTCGACTCCGTTCGCCAGGCGCTGGCCGACGGTGGTTTCGATGGTGCTACCGTGCAGCGTTTCGGTACCCCGCGCGATGTGCTGATCCGTGTCGCGCCGGATGCCGCGAGCGAGGAGAAGAACAGTGCCGAGGTCAGTGACCGGGTGTTGCGCGCGCTCAGCGCCGCGGCCGATGGCGAAGTCGACATGCGTCGCGTCGAGTTCGTCGGGCCGCAGGTCGGCGATGAACTCACCGAAGACGGTGCGCTGGCGGTGCTGGTCGCCTTGATCGCCATCCTGATGTACGTCGCCATGCGCTTCGAGTGGCGCTTCGCCGTCGGTGCGGTGGCTGCGCTGGCACACGACGTGTTGTTCACGGTCGGTTTGTTCGCGCTGTTGCAGATCGAATTCGATCTACAGGTGCTGGCGGCGGTGCTGGCGGTAATCGGTTACTCGCTGAACGACACCATTGTCATCTTCGACCGGGTGCGTGAGAACTTTCGCAAGATGCGCAAGGGCACGCCGGCATCGATCGTCAACGCCTCGATCAACCAAACGATGGCGCGAACCATTATGACCTCGGGTACGACCCTGGTGGTGTTGCTGGCGCTGTTCTTCCTTGGTGGCGAGAACGTCTACGGCTTCTCGCTGGCATTGATCGTCGGTGTCTTGGTCGGTACCTACTCGACCATCTATGTCGCCTCGGCGGTTGCCTTGTGGCTCGGCGTCAGCAAGGCCGACCTGATGCCGGTGAAGAAAGAAGACGTGGTGGACGATCGCCCCTGA
- a CDS encoding glycosyltransferase family 4 protein: MRILYHHRTQAGDAQGIHIREIIGSLRDSGHEVNEVALVLSDAPKPATGDADAKPSMLSRLKDNLPDLFRELAEIGYNLVGFFKLLSAARRIKPDFIYERYALFNFSGVLVARVLKIPVILEVNSPLAMEQADLGQQKLGGLARRAERWICNHATVVITVSTPLKQILVDMGVEAERIVVMSNGVDPERFHGRRDAGDAVRARFGLDGKRVVGFVGWVREWHGIEDLVRGMPDWPADLGDVHLLVIGDGPARADIEAAARAVGVAERVHVTGAVEHAQIVEYLAAIDVALQPAATTYASPMKIFEYLAMAKPVVSVDQGNTREILTEGENALFFPPGDRPAFVDAVKDMFSDQQRLERMSEAARNTIFNREYLWRRNAEKVVDLAAAHRPHD; the protein is encoded by the coding sequence ATGCGTATTCTCTACCATCACCGCACCCAGGCCGGCGACGCTCAAGGTATCCATATCCGCGAGATCATCGGCAGCCTGCGGGATAGCGGCCACGAGGTGAACGAGGTCGCGTTGGTGCTCAGTGATGCACCCAAACCGGCGACCGGTGACGCCGATGCCAAGCCTTCGATGCTGAGTCGCTTGAAGGATAATCTGCCCGACCTGTTCCGCGAGTTGGCCGAGATCGGCTACAACCTGGTGGGTTTCTTCAAGCTGCTTTCGGCGGCGCGGCGCATCAAGCCCGATTTCATCTACGAACGTTACGCGCTGTTCAATTTCTCCGGCGTGCTGGTTGCGCGTGTGTTGAAGATCCCGGTCATCCTCGAAGTGAACAGCCCGCTGGCGATGGAGCAGGCGGACCTCGGTCAGCAGAAGCTCGGCGGACTGGCGCGCCGCGCCGAGCGTTGGATCTGCAATCACGCGACGGTCGTTATTACGGTCTCGACTCCGTTGAAACAGATCCTGGTCGACATGGGTGTCGAGGCCGAGCGAATCGTGGTGATGAGTAACGGCGTCGATCCGGAGCGTTTCCACGGTCGGCGCGATGCCGGTGACGCGGTGCGTGCGCGTTTTGGTCTGGACGGTAAACGCGTTGTCGGATTTGTCGGCTGGGTGCGCGAATGGCACGGCATCGAAGATCTGGTGCGCGGCATGCCCGACTGGCCGGCCGATCTCGGCGACGTACACCTGCTGGTGATCGGCGATGGTCCCGCGCGTGCCGACATCGAAGCGGCCGCCCGAGCGGTCGGCGTCGCCGAGCGTGTGCATGTGACCGGCGCAGTCGAACACGCGCAGATCGTTGAGTATCTCGCCGCGATCGATGTGGCGCTGCAGCCGGCTGCAACTACCTACGCCTCACCGATGAAGATCTTCGAATACCTGGCAATGGCCAAGCCGGTGGTTTCGGTCGACCAGGGCAACACGCGCGAAATCCTGACCGAAGGCGAGAATGCGCTGTTCTTTCCGCCCGGCGATCGCCCCGCGTTCGTCGATGCCGTCAAGGACATGTTCTCCGATCAGCAGCGGCTCGAGCGCATGAGCGAAGCGGCGCGCAACACGATCTTCAATCGTGAGTACCTGTGGCGGCGTAACGCCGAGAAGGTCGTCGACCTGGCCGCAGCGCATCGTCCGCACGATTGA
- a CDS encoding glycosyltransferase encodes MKILTFSTLYPNSRQASHGIFVENRLRQLLGYAPEVEARVIAPVPWFPFKHPLFGEYAKFAGVEKTETRHGIDVVHPRYLVIPKIGMGWTPGLLYRAVRPYVQAVRDQGFDFDLIDAHYFYPDGIAAMRLAQEFGRPFTVTGRGTDLNLIPQYAGPREQILEVTREAAHMMTVAGALKDYLREMGVADDRATVLRNGVDLNFFQPPSDRSTLREAVAYTQRPTLLSVGHLIERKGHHLVIEAMQQLPEFDLVIAGDGPEAAALKQLVERMGVQSQVTFAGRLGQEALRQHYQAADALVLASSREGWANVLLEAMACGTPVVATPVDGTPEVVAAPAAGRLTPDRSAAGVAASVKALFADLPERAATRAYAEGFSWDETSQGQLDIFRRAIAAGV; translated from the coding sequence ATGAAGATACTGACGTTCAGCACGCTGTATCCGAATTCGCGCCAGGCATCACACGGCATCTTCGTCGAGAACCGTCTGCGACAGTTGCTCGGCTATGCGCCCGAAGTCGAGGCCCGGGTGATCGCGCCGGTGCCCTGGTTTCCGTTTAAACACCCGCTGTTCGGCGAATATGCCAAGTTCGCCGGCGTCGAAAAAACAGAGACGCGCCACGGCATTGACGTGGTTCACCCGCGCTACCTCGTCATCCCGAAGATCGGCATGGGGTGGACGCCGGGTCTGCTCTATCGCGCCGTCCGGCCCTATGTGCAGGCGGTGCGCGACCAGGGTTTCGATTTTGACCTGATCGATGCGCACTATTTCTATCCTGACGGTATAGCGGCGATGCGGCTGGCACAGGAGTTCGGCCGACCGTTCACCGTGACCGGAAGGGGTACCGACCTCAATCTGATTCCACAATATGCCGGGCCGCGCGAACAGATCCTCGAGGTCACGCGCGAGGCCGCGCACATGATGACCGTTGCCGGCGCGCTCAAAGATTATCTGCGTGAAATGGGGGTAGCCGATGATCGTGCGACGGTGTTGCGCAACGGTGTCGATCTAAACTTCTTTCAGCCGCCGAGCGATCGCAGCACATTGCGCGAGGCCGTGGCCTACACGCAGCGACCGACCCTGCTGTCGGTCGGTCATCTGATCGAACGCAAAGGGCATCACCTGGTCATCGAGGCGATGCAGCAACTGCCGGAGTTCGATCTCGTGATCGCCGGCGATGGCCCGGAGGCGGCGGCGCTGAAGCAGCTGGTTGAACGCATGGGTGTGCAATCGCAGGTGACGTTCGCCGGGCGGCTGGGGCAGGAGGCTTTGCGACAGCACTACCAGGCGGCCGATGCGCTGGTCCTTGCGTCCAGCCGCGAGGGTTGGGCGAACGTACTGCTCGAAGCCATGGCCTGTGGCACGCCGGTGGTCGCGACGCCGGTCGATGGAACGCCCGAGGTCGTCGCGGCGCCCGCGGCGGGGCGCCTGACGCCGGACCGCAGTGCAGCCGGTGTTGCGGCATCGGTCAAGGCGCTGTTCGCCGATCTGCCCGAACGCGCAGCCACGCGCGCCTACGCCGAAGGTTTCAGTTGGGACGAAACGTCGCAAGGGCAGCTCGATATCTTTCGCCGGGCGATCGCCGCCGGCGTGTGA
- a CDS encoding O-acetylhomoserine aminocarboxypropyltransferase/cysteine synthase family protein, protein MKLETLALHAGYESEPTTKAATTPIYQTTSYTFDDTQHGADLFDLKVQGNIYTRIMNPTQAVLEQRLAEMEGGVAALCLASGMAAVTYSIQCIADVGCNIVSTSQLYGGTYNLFAHTFPRQGIEVRFASHDDYDGLEALIDDNTRAVFCESIGNPAGNVVDIAKLGEIAHRHGVPLIVDNTVPTPFLCRPFELGADIVVHALTKYIGGHGTSIGGAIVDSGKFDWAGNAARFPMLNEPDPSYHGVVYTEALGPAAYIGRCRVVPLRNTGAAISPMNAFLIMQGLETLGLRMERHCENAMKVAEYLRGHDQVNWVSYAGLPDSPYHEVCQKITGGKASGILSFGIQGGKEAGAKFIDALKMILRLVNIGDAKSLACHPATTTHRQLGPNELASAGVSEDMVRLSIGIEHIDDIIADIEQALVAAG, encoded by the coding sequence ATGAAACTCGAGACGCTGGCGCTCCATGCCGGTTATGAAAGCGAACCCACCACCAAGGCGGCGACCACGCCGATCTACCAGACCACGTCTTATACTTTCGACGACACCCAGCACGGTGCCGACCTGTTCGACCTGAAGGTCCAGGGCAACATCTACACGCGCATCATGAATCCGACCCAGGCCGTGCTCGAGCAGCGCCTGGCGGAAATGGAAGGGGGTGTCGCAGCCCTGTGTCTGGCCTCGGGCATGGCGGCGGTGACTTATTCGATCCAGTGTATCGCGGATGTCGGCTGCAACATCGTCAGCACCAGCCAGCTCTACGGTGGTACCTACAACCTGTTTGCACATACCTTCCCGCGCCAGGGCATCGAGGTGCGCTTCGCCTCGCATGACGACTACGACGGGCTCGAGGCGCTGATCGATGACAACACCCGCGCGGTGTTTTGCGAGTCGATCGGCAACCCGGCCGGCAATGTCGTCGATATTGCGAAACTGGGCGAGATCGCGCATCGCCATGGTGTACCGCTGATCGTCGACAATACCGTGCCCACGCCGTTTCTGTGCCGGCCGTTCGAGCTCGGTGCGGATATCGTCGTGCATGCACTGACCAAGTACATCGGCGGGCACGGCACGAGTATCGGCGGCGCCATCGTCGATTCAGGCAAGTTCGATTGGGCCGGCAATGCGGCACGTTTTCCGATGTTGAACGAGCCCGATCCGTCATATCACGGTGTGGTCTACACCGAAGCCCTGGGGCCGGCGGCCTACATCGGCCGCTGCCGCGTCGTACCGTTGCGCAATACCGGCGCGGCGATTTCGCCGATGAATGCGTTTCTGATCATGCAGGGGCTGGAAACGCTCGGTCTGCGCATGGAACGGCATTGCGAGAATGCGATGAAGGTTGCCGAGTACCTGCGCGGTCACGATCAGGTGAACTGGGTGAGCTATGCGGGGCTGCCCGACAGTCCGTACCACGAAGTCTGTCAGAAGATCACCGGCGGCAAGGCATCGGGCATTCTCAGTTTCGGTATCCAGGGTGGCAAAGAGGCCGGCGCCAAGTTCATCGATGCGCTGAAGATGATCCTACGCCTGGTGAATATCGGCGATGCAAAATCGCTGGCCTGCCATCCAGCGACGACGACCCACCGCCAGCTTGGCCCCAATGAACTGGCATCTGCCGGCGTCAGCGAAGACATGGTGCGCCTGTCGATCGGTATCGAGCATATCGACGACATTATCGCCGACATCGAGCAGGCCCTCGTAGCAGCAGGCTGA
- a CDS encoding PAS domain-containing protein — MKPDIKPVAREREMREEDFIVSKTDVKGRIVYANRVFMDFAGYPEEKLLGIQHNIVRHPDMPRAVFKMMWEVLQSDREFFGYVKNLASDGSFYWTFANVTPTHDERGNLIGYYSVRRKPRKDAIRYIEPIYAQMLAKEQQAGSKTGMDVSRKVIEACFADDGVSYEQFVLAL, encoded by the coding sequence ATGAAGCCAGACATCAAGCCCGTAGCGCGCGAACGCGAGATGCGCGAAGAGGATTTCATCGTCTCCAAGACCGACGTGAAAGGTCGCATCGTGTACGCCAATCGCGTCTTCATGGACTTTGCGGGATATCCCGAGGAGAAGCTGCTCGGTATTCAGCACAACATCGTGCGCCACCCCGACATGCCGCGCGCCGTATTCAAGATGATGTGGGAGGTGCTGCAGTCCGACCGCGAGTTCTTCGGCTACGTCAAGAACCTGGCGAGCGATGGGTCGTTCTATTGGACGTTCGCCAACGTGACGCCCACGCACGACGAGCGCGGTAACCTCATCGGTTACTACTCGGTGCGGCGCAAGCCGCGCAAAGACGCCATTCGTTACATCGAACCAATCTATGCGCAGATGCTGGCCAAGGAGCAACAGGCAGGCAGCAAAACGGGAATGGACGTGTCCCGCAAAGTGATCGAAGCCTGTTTTGCCGACGACGGTGTGAGCTATGAACAGTTTGTCCTGGCGTTGTAG